From the Lycorma delicatula isolate Av1 chromosome 4, ASM4794821v1, whole genome shotgun sequence genome, the window AAAGAAGACAGTGAAATAGAAAGAGAGGGAGAACAAATTACTTTAGATTAGTGTTTCCTGAGTTGAATCAGGCAGACGAGCACGCTAGCTTGCTATAATGATGAtgactgtaataataaataatgattatgaaGGAGTGATGATTATGATAATGATGGTAACAGTTCTATGATTACCCTTCTCCACGCCCTCTCTCTCTGCTGTGCGATGATGACTGCTGCACTAATAATAATGATGGTGTAGTATctagatgatgatgatgtagtggTAATGATTTGAAGTATGAGTATGCGGCATCAGTAGTAACCACACACTGTAAAACCATTCTAATAGTACATGAGGGTTGCTAATGACTGCAGTCATTAAGATTGCTATAGATGGCGCTTCAACTGATGATCCTTGGAGAAAAGTATTGTACtgtagtattatatatatgtcatttatttaccttgtaattaatttatgtgtataatttttttttattacctgtgatatttaatatcttattttttgttttcattacataattcgttatattacacaaatataataattactagcTTATtcgttaatgtttttaaattattgtaattataataatacttttaatgttttaacgTTAATGAAACATCTCTATtccaacatatttatttataataaaataatattattatatcttatgagaaaaacatagttataaattaaagttttatttattttttaattaatgattttactgTTTTGTAACTGGCTGATCAAttctataataatagtaattaaatacaaTCTTCCAAAGTAGATATTTTCATAGACATTGAAGTTCTATGAAAATATACATGggacatttaaatattaaaccgaAATTACAGCATTTGTTATCGCTAGTGATTAATTGAAACAGTTGTTAAGTATCAACTGTCATGATTCCTTTCAAAACTCCTTGACGTTCCATGTATAAGTGTAATTGTTTGTGCTCAATTCAaggtgaacattttttaattttatttatatttttaaaattttgttacggAAAAAATAAGCATCATAGTGTTTCTTTGTCagtattatagtttattttgtattactataCTTTGGtgataattactgtaattattcaaagtaataaaaagtaattacaatttaaattgattaCAAAACTTAATGGTGCTGTTTCTTAAACAGTTAAACTTAATTGTTTTGTGTTTCTCATTAGAAATAAcgtggtaaaaatatttaaaattttttaaatcttatattattgataattgttaaatggatttttatgggatttaaaatagtttttaaatctaatattttgttcattttttctatttacagacAAAATTAGATAGGAGAGATTTTACTAGTGAACTTTTAGATACTTCTACATCATTAAATCCATTTATTGGTTTAGAAACTACTGTTGAAGCTGTCAATACTAGTGGTCTTACGTTACAAGGTATTTTATTacttggttaaaattattttgttctcagttactttttattttgagaagtattttgtcttatttttaaatggattttttattgtgaaggttatttttttgtaaatattatttattaatatctgtgAGATGGGTACAATTTTTGCACAGAAGTAAATTCTTTAAATCTTGAAAAAGCTTGAACAGatttttctcattataaaatgttattcaaagcagaacttttatcatttttgttgataatatattaaaatcgtGAAGTTTCTAAGGACTGTTTCAGTATATAGTTTAAGAACTGTTTtccaatgttatttttttagacaTGATGTTTGTTTATACTTAGGTGCTCTAGATGCTGCTACAGCTGCAGGTCCTTCTTCAGCACATACTGATTCTAACAATGTTcatcataatagtaataatagtgaaTCTTCTGCTTCAGGTTAGtattctctttaataattttgatctcatactaattattttaattatgaggAAAGGAAAAACATATCTTAAGTAATGATTGTTCAGTAATTTCTGTAGTGTAGGTTGGCACCCTTGCAGGACTTATGTCAACTGGTTTATTAACATTGGTTACTGTAGTTTACTGATTGATTACCATATGGCTATTTATGAGCAAGttgtaaagttttaaattcatattagaaTTTACATAGCCACTACATGTGAAACAccagtaattttttgttgaactTTCAAAATGTGATATCAGCTGGAATCTATAGACAACTGATTAATATATGTTATGTTGTTAATATGATGCTTTAAAGAAATGGTGCAAAATATTTTAGAACGATGATAGCAAAAAAACAGTTGTGGGGGTCCCATTGgcagaattaattttttggttgtattaatttggaattaattttatggGAATTCAGTATATTctattggaattaattttatgtgCATTTTTTGAGTAGTTCTTGATGAGATTGTTCTAGGTTAAAACTGTAAGaagtattttgaatgaaaatttctaTAATGAAAGATCAGTGTACAAAGGGTACTAAGAAGGTTTTGCCATACGACAGAACAATTTGCATCACAGCCAGTTACAAGTTAGTGTGTTTAGACAGGACCTAGCTTACACTGTAGCTGCTCTAATCACTGTCTCATTGTCATTTACTTTTTAGCTGTGTTGGTGAAAAGAGATAGTGGTGTTTGTCATGGTCAGAAACTGAATATTGGGAAATTTTGTGCTAGAGTTCCTTGAGTTCACCCAAACTCAACAATGGACACGTGGTTTATTATGCCATGATAACCCTCCAAAGTTTGCTCCAAGTATTTGTCAGcactggaataaaactgttagagATTTCCCTACAGTCATGACCTCACTTTATGTGACTGTGCTGTTCCCCTGGGGAAGAACAGTGAAAAGTGAGGTATTTTATGAATGATGATGACCTTGTAATGGGTTGGGATGATGAGTGTTCTCAGCTCTCTGACAAAACATGTTagggtttctttgaagactgaTTTCAAAAGATGGAGAAGTGTATAACTTGcgatagaaattattttgaaaaattataaaaaataaagtcgtaTTGCAAAACTCCCCTATTGCCTTTTGTACTAGTGAAATGCTTTTATGTTCTATACAGTATTGTGTTTTACATGTCTTCTAACTATCTTCTAAGCAGTTAATTAagcatttataatgttttataatttttatttttgtcctttttttgtGCAGAAGGTGAAGTCATTAAACCTCATTCTTTAGATCCAAGGCCATGTCCTGAATGCGGCCGTGTTTATAGCAACATTTCAAATTTACGTCAACATATACGTCTTATACATTATCCAGAGTGTATAGCATGTCCATTATGTTTtaagccatttaaaaataaactttatctaAAAAGACATCTTATTAGTTATCACGAATTATTACCACCAAGTTACATGGAGAAacgatataattataatactcaAAGTGGTGCTCCTGTATTTACATATAAATCACAACCGCCAGATGGATTCATGCAaaggcataataataataataataacaacaataatagtaatagcaataataataataatagtagtagtaatagtaataataataatgaacatcatcatcatccaccacctcatcatcatcaccatcatcatttACATCATCCTCCAACAAATAATAATCGAGATTCaataatgaatcatttaaattttcccCATGCAAATCATATTATGCCTGTTCAAGCAGTTTTAAGTTCACCACCACAAAATTTTTATCCTCCTAATGGTGAATTTCCTAGTATTCCTAATGAAAATGGACCACAACCGCAGCAACCACCTGGTCCAAATGATCATTCACAAGTGCATATGCCACAGGATCCatctaacaaacaaaattattcaccGCAGCCAGGATCACAATCTGGTCCTCCTCCTTCGTTAGATGAAACAACTACTGGTTCAGATTTAAATggtaataattctaataaataaaatatttttattttaaatataatacaattctaggttttattataataatttgcgTATTGGTttcattcttaattaatttatttttaaaattaattttgtgtaaatattctAATGCTTATATGGAGGCTTACGTAACTGTTTGCTAAtgatctgcaaaaaaaaatatatttgttagcaactaaaatttataactaataaatatataataactttgAAGCCACCTTCGTGTGGTGTACTGCCATTAGCTACTCCAGATAAGACtcacagatttttaattaaactcatgACAAATTCTCTACCTTTTACAAGTTGTGTATGACatattgtaagtaacaaattctCTTTACTAGTGCAGGTGTTATCTCATGTTCTCTATATCTTACTTAGTCAAAAAAGAATAATTGTGGTTGATTTATTGACAACATGGTTAAGCTCTATTGGGGTCAGTAAATCCATATctgttcttaaatatatatattataaaatgttcttttctcttattcttcttttcttcaaGTAGCAGATTGCGTGTTATGTCATCCAGTGGTCTCTTGTGCAAAACTGAACCCTCCATATTTTCTTTGGTAGCTCCAAAATTCCCTTCCCTCTCTGTATTCCTTAATAATTTTGATCTGCATTCATTCTTCCACGTGATCAAGccattataatcttatatatttattattatataattacatatacttaatatttttaatctttaacctTAGCATGTAgagaaaaaattttcagttttctgcCTATTATTGTCATTACATATAGGAGGTCTTCTGTTGGGGCTTCTATATTGTGCAACAGCTCTCAAGAAAATCTCTACTCATCTCTGCTCTCTTTAGTTTTTACCTGAAAGTAGATGTCATTTTCCGAATCTTGCTTCCAAATTAACAACCTGGGACTGACAttccttaataaaatttcatgagggtttctcttttcaattaatttttaaacatccgTCTCTCTTTGCCATTCATTATATTGAACTGTTATCTTATTATCAATGTAAATTTTACCATAATAAGACATATAACATTCAGGAAATTAAAATAGCCGACTTGCTCAACAGAACAATCCTCAATCTAGTGGACATTACTCCTGTAAACGCTATAACTTTGCTTTTCATTGgtgaaacatataaattatatctttttcctATATTAGccaatttaaatattgttcattgtAGGATATCTTCAGGATCAGATGTCATGACTTGGTCGTCAGCTAATAACAAAGTAAGAATGCTTTTTCTCTTCCAAAGTCGTAAATATATCTAGGTAGATATTCCAAAGAAATTCGTCCAAAATATATTgtcaaaattggaaaaaaaactgTACCCCTGCCTTGTATTCTGATTAATTCTCTAtatcttatttttgtttcctttttcttatttagctCTACATTTCTCAGTTATTCTTCATACTCATCATGAGCTCCATTAAATAGTTAGCAGTTCCCCtctgctttaaataaaaaaatcatttatctatGCACCATATCAGAAGCTTTAATATAGTACATAAACAATGTATAGGTTTCCATATTAAACTCCCAATGTTTTTCAATCAAGTGctttaaaagaaagtattatgtgAACAAAATTTACCTACTCTACAACCTTTTTGCTCCCTCAGAATAACATCAATCAATGGCAGGCAATCTTTgagttaaatttttagaattaatttcataagctcaattcaaaaaatattctacagAAATTGCTACAAATAGCTTGGTCCCTTtcttaaaaatagactttttttgaGGTGGTGCATTTACACACAGTGTCACTCCTACTGATCCAACCACCaacagcagactaccgactaaaaccatccCCATTTGGAGTAATCTTACACactccagaaccaccgttaggtataatGTCAGGGTACCAAGCTCCAGACAGGTTCACTCTAGCTTCAATGAGAGTTCGAACCAACAACACGCCACAACAACTTAACATTACAACACTAAGTTACTATAATACTGCAgtaactatattatatataatacaacaactgcaacacaaattttttttttaatgattagccCTATGACTACACAGTTGCGAATTTCGCTATGGATACAAATGTAGATATGATCACACTTAAACTCAAGTAAACAAATACGAAAACACAACGCAATAAACAACCTGATGCAACA encodes:
- the LOC142322705 gene encoding uncharacterized protein LOC142322705; translated protein: MMAGEDQQFCLRWNNFPNNFASQFDALRHDEAFVDVTLTCEGRRIEAHKLVLSACSPYFKQLFKGNPCKHPIMFLHNVEFRHLKALVEFMYVGEVNVAQTHLPAFLRTAESLQIRGLADNHAKFTDGRPLSSVNINSTSKRRDDNLSNNHNLNDSNNTDDPEDFSNNIGPNKRLKHSRSSIEGITHNMQTKLDRRDFTSELLDTSTSLNPFIGLETTVEAVNTSGLTLQGALDAATAAGPSSAHTDSNNVHHNSNNSESSASEGEVIKPHSLDPRPCPECGRVYSNISNLRQHIRLIHYPECIACPLCFKPFKNKLYLKRHLISYHELLPPSYMEKRYNYNTQSGAPHHHHHHHLHHPPTNNNRDSIMNHLNFPHANHIMPVQAVLSSPPQNFYPPNGEFPSIPNENGPQPQQPPGPNDHSQVHMPQDPSNKQNYSPQPGSQSGPPPSLDETTTGSDLNGNNSNK